The following is a genomic window from Malus sylvestris chromosome 12, drMalSylv7.2, whole genome shotgun sequence.
tagtttttttttatacccattttttataaaagcacctcagtaccaaatcaGTACTTAAGATGTTGTTGCAGCAAACCTAAGGTCAGTAGCGAAGGGAAGGTGGATGCATTGGATGTATTTGACCCCAATAACTTACTTTTCCACCAACTAAATTCAAGACTTCGCCACTTAAAACTTctgtctagtggtattccttttcacttataagtgagagatcttaggtttgattcttttcaaaagtgaatttgaactacattaatgtagataatatcgtttgttaaaaaaaaaaaattccccgcaaaaattttgaaatttgcttGACAATTTTATATATGTTCCAGGTAATTAAAGTCATTGTCTTCCATTAACCAATATGTGTTTAATTTGAGCATTTGATGTTATTATACATTGAAAATAACATTTGTGAAGTCTCtggtgtatgtttattaagcaTAAAAAAGACCTAGACTTAATTAGTACCAACAAAATACAAGAAGTTGAACATAAAAGTAAGCTTATATGCATGTCGTGCGGTCTATTATCCTAGTAAATAAAGTGTAAGTTTCTACTCATGCGTCCTAATTAAGTTCGAAACTCTCATTcctctaaattattgtaatagtttctaACTCCCATAAAAAAGATCTCTGCAAAAGTATACTAAGTCTCTAGtgtaatcagtttttttttttttttttaaatttccgcCCCCCATTGCAATCAAATCCTGGCCGCCACTGCCTACGGTGCTACAATTTGCTTTCTAATGGCTGCTTGAACTGCATACATAATCTACAAAGCAAAGCAATGCATCAACTTAACATACATATTGAAGGGTTTTTCTACGGTAGGCGTTAATATAGGTGTACCAAATTTTATAACAAAACGTGTGCAACTCAAATGTCTTTCAAGGACCATAAAACATTGTGCACCCGTGAATTTTTGTATAAGGAAAACTCAGCAGAAAAACTTGAATAATCAACAGGCACCAAATGATAATTAAgttttataaattcattgtcattttttttaatacgatGATATATTTACATTTAGGGCTCTTATAATGCTACTGATAATGTATATAGACCGGTGGAGCAGCCTAAGCTTCATCTACGATTGAGGAACTCGAATGGAAGAGAAGGATTGACGTCGAACCGCAGTTAACAAAATGTCCCAACGACGATTGAGGAACTCGAAGGGAAGACAGCGAGATATTGCaatgaacaaaaaatttcaaaggcTGAATGCTCCATCAGTAGGAAGAGATCAAAGATGATGCTTCCGGCAACCAAGATTTCGGACCACAAGATAGGGCAAATTGCAAAGATGGGTTGTAATAGTTGGGATCTGTTTTAACATCAGCAAATATCAACAGAAAAATTGTACTGAAATTCAATGCAACAACGAAAAATTTGGacccaaacttttttttttatcgtttcttttctttgtacaaCTCTCTTTGAAGAGAACATGAACAAACTATACATGAAAATTTTCCTTgttcttctccttgtaaatattTTCTATTACAACTCAACaaagtttatattttttcaTCGAAAGCCCGAGCTCTATGTCTTCATGAGAGAAAACACgacttaacctcttctgatttcGTCTAATTGTTCTTCGATCAGAGCGGGCAGCAGCCTAAGCCTTTCGCTTCCGAACCCTTCATGATTCTCAACCTCTTGCACGAGGCGATGAACATCTCCCACGGAACATCTCCAAGCAGCATCCAATCTCCATCTCTGTCTTCATAAGTAGGTACAAATTCTGATCTGTTATTGTACCCTAAATCCTTCTCACAATAATCACCAACTTTGAACTTGAACATGTCTTCCAACGCTTTAAGCAGTTCAGTATACCCTCTGTACACCTTCAAATCTATCTTTCTTAGATAAGGAGCTCCATCCATGCTTATCTTGACATAAATCCCGGCTGCCTCCGCCTCGGTTTTCTTCGCTTGGAGGCAGGTTTTCCGGTATGATCTCACCGGCGGCCACCCTACTACTTGTGCCCTGAAATACATAACCAGATTAGTTTAAGTTGTTTGACCTCAAATTAATCACTAACCATGTTATTTAACAACCCTAATCATATAATTAGCATCTAGTTTATATgtaacaagattgcttacttGGAAGGTGGAGGCTGAGAAATTTGCTGGTCGGATCTTTTGGCGGATGAAGAATCATTGTCTTCGTCGTTCATGTCGGGTTGCAGTGGTCTTTTGTTGCTCTTGCTAATCAAAGTAGTAGAATATGTGTTCTGCTCGGAATCCTTGGTGCCCGGTAACCCTAATCTTAGCTCTGTGGCTTCAAGATCCTGCGCAAACATTGCCATGATTTCTCTGTGTGTTTCTTCAAAGATTGTTCTTCTGCTCAAACTTTGACGGTGAACTAGCAAATAACCAAGTCGTGAGTATTCGGTGATGGAGGCTTTGAGGAGAGGGGAGATGAATATAATTGTGTGGAGGGCAAATGAAGATGAATGGTATTATATAGATTAGAAGTGGAGATAAAGTCATAAAGTTCAAGGACACTGTCTAGGGAAATTAACAAAAGTTAGGTACTTGCATCTTTCTTCCTTTTGCGCGTGCATGCCACATTGTTACACAAATTTTACGGAT
Proteins encoded in this region:
- the LOC126594007 gene encoding auxin-responsive protein IAA3-like, with the protein product MAMFAQDLEATELRLGLPGTKDSEQNTYSTTLISKSNKRPLQPDMNDEDNDSSSAKRSDQQISQPPPSKAQVVGWPPVRSYRKTCLQAKKTEAEAAGIYVKISMDGAPYLRKIDLKVYRGYTELLKALEDMFKFKVGDYCEKDLGYNNRSEFVPTYEDRDGDWMLLGDVPWEMFIASCKRLRIMKGSEAKGLGCCPL